One window from the genome of Paraconexibacter algicola encodes:
- a CDS encoding DoxX family protein, whose protein sequence is MSPERSRPWPVAAFFVLTGVLHLTVARRFFESIVPPWVPGGPKRVNEAAGVAEIAGGVLAVVPGAERHARTYLTALLLAVYPANIHMAVRPQDIPGARGVPRALLWARLPLQVLPIVWVHRTVRGRHES, encoded by the coding sequence GTGAGCCCCGAGCGATCCCGTCCCTGGCCCGTCGCCGCGTTCTTCGTGCTGACCGGCGTGCTGCACCTGACCGTCGCGCGGCGGTTCTTCGAGTCGATCGTGCCACCGTGGGTCCCGGGCGGCCCCAAGCGCGTCAACGAGGCGGCCGGCGTGGCCGAGATCGCCGGTGGCGTCCTGGCGGTCGTGCCGGGCGCCGAGCGGCACGCGCGCACCTACCTCACGGCGCTGCTGCTCGCCGTCTACCCGGCGAACATCCACATGGCGGTGCGCCCGCAGGACATCCCGGGCGCGCGCGGCGTCCCGCGGGCGCTGCTGTGGGCGCGCCTGCCGCTGCAGGTGCTCCCGATCGTCTGGGTGCACCGCACCGTCCGCGGCCGGCACGAGTCGTGA
- a CDS encoding TIGR03620 family F420-dependent LLM class oxidoreductase has protein sequence MSALAERLRVPGVWTFTDALGAREAADVARRIEALGYSALWHPETVGREPFSHLAHLAGATDTLLLATGIANLYNRHPGAMKQAAMTLAEQSDGRFLNGIGVSHRPLVEGLRGLSYDKPLTAMRTYLDAMDASPYAGPQPAEPAPVVLAALGPKMLALAAERAAGAHPYFTTPEHTRRAREILGPDKLLCVEQKVILSTDEAAARAAAHQQTERYGALPNYRNNWKRLGYTEEQIAANDPAFVDDLIVWGDGGTIRARIDEHYAAGATHVCIQPISLEGRPTPDLDVLEALAPA, from the coding sequence GTGAGCGCGCTCGCGGAGCGCCTGCGCGTCCCGGGCGTCTGGACCTTCACCGACGCGCTCGGGGCCCGCGAGGCGGCCGACGTCGCCCGCCGGATCGAGGCGCTCGGCTACTCGGCGCTCTGGCACCCGGAGACCGTCGGGCGCGAGCCCTTCTCGCACCTCGCCCACCTCGCGGGCGCCACCGACACGCTGCTGCTCGCGACCGGGATCGCGAACCTCTACAACCGCCACCCGGGCGCGATGAAGCAGGCCGCGATGACCCTCGCCGAGCAGTCCGACGGGCGCTTCCTCAACGGCATCGGCGTCTCGCACCGGCCGCTCGTGGAGGGCCTGCGCGGCCTGAGCTACGACAAGCCGCTCACCGCGATGCGCACGTACCTCGACGCGATGGACGCCTCCCCCTACGCGGGCCCGCAGCCCGCGGAGCCCGCGCCCGTCGTGCTCGCGGCGCTCGGCCCCAAGATGCTCGCCCTCGCGGCGGAGCGGGCCGCCGGCGCGCACCCGTACTTCACGACGCCCGAGCACACCCGCCGCGCCCGCGAGATCCTCGGGCCGGACAAGCTGCTGTGCGTCGAGCAGAAGGTCATCCTCAGCACCGACGAGGCCGCCGCCCGCGCCGCCGCGCACCAGCAGACCGAGCGCTACGGCGCGCTGCCGAACTACCGCAACAACTGGAAGCGGCTCGGCTACACCGAGGAGCAGATCGCCGCCAACGACCCGGCGTTCGTGGACGACCTGATCGTCTGGGGGGACGGCGGCACGATCCGCGCCCGGATCGACGAGCACTACGCGGCCGGGGCGACGCACGTCTGCATCCAGCCGATCTCGCTCGAGGGCCGTCCGACCCCGGATCTCGACGTGCTCGAGGCGCTCGCCCCCGCCTGA
- a CDS encoding GDSL-type esterase/lipase family protein, with translation MLGGARSGGCDHRAGRTRALGALTAVTVALGVGLGAATIAPAADEPTQQPATQSLLGINVSRGHVQMLMLAPVDSTVTFFEEIDGARTELGTSTAVPPATGGPDGAAPVPVAIPWRCDRTTRRFHAVARTTDGRTIEASNEALTPSCRDRVAIVAPKQVQPGSAATIQLKDRWQLGDLPVRVCVGRKPTGRRCTSLRFEPGQRLLSFRRNVGAGIGDFTIDLYVSGFRTQQRIGVGRAATKAARQGMLITGDSMMQGIDALLADRLEKDYRIIRQTRPGTGISKDLGKKWTVLAREQAARHKPAVTVVLLGGNDGFPMKNESGVEIKCCSEAWRQEYLRRLEEMATAYARNGRGTVLWSLLPPTRREDLTAPISAVNDAIRRLAARMPAVRLVPLDKVFGPGYRDTIDGEKVRDPDGLHFSLAGQRLATQAILSVLRTPATTPTGR, from the coding sequence ATGCTCGGCGGAGCACGCAGCGGGGGCTGCGACCATCGTGCAGGACGGACGCGCGCGCTCGGCGCGCTGACCGCGGTGACGGTCGCGCTCGGCGTCGGCCTCGGCGCGGCGACGATCGCCCCGGCGGCCGACGAGCCGACGCAGCAGCCGGCGACGCAGAGCCTCCTGGGCATCAACGTCTCGCGCGGGCACGTCCAGATGCTGATGCTCGCGCCCGTCGACTCGACGGTCACGTTCTTCGAAGAGATCGACGGCGCCCGCACCGAGCTCGGCACCTCGACCGCGGTCCCGCCCGCGACCGGCGGCCCCGACGGCGCCGCGCCCGTCCCCGTCGCGATCCCGTGGCGCTGCGACCGCACCACCCGCCGCTTCCACGCCGTCGCCCGGACGACCGACGGCCGCACGATCGAGGCCAGCAACGAGGCGCTCACCCCGAGCTGCCGCGACCGCGTCGCGATCGTCGCCCCCAAGCAGGTGCAGCCGGGAAGCGCCGCGACGATCCAGCTGAAGGACCGCTGGCAGCTCGGCGACCTGCCCGTCCGCGTCTGCGTCGGCCGCAAGCCCACCGGTCGGCGCTGCACGTCGCTGCGCTTCGAGCCCGGTCAGCGGCTGCTGTCGTTCCGCCGCAACGTCGGCGCCGGCATCGGCGACTTCACGATCGACCTGTACGTCAGCGGCTTCCGCACCCAGCAGCGGATCGGCGTCGGCCGCGCCGCCACGAAGGCCGCGCGCCAGGGCATGCTGATCACGGGCGACTCGATGATGCAGGGCATCGACGCGCTGCTCGCCGACCGGCTCGAGAAGGACTACCGGATCATCCGCCAGACGCGGCCCGGCACCGGGATCAGCAAGGACCTCGGGAAGAAGTGGACGGTGCTCGCCCGCGAGCAGGCCGCTCGCCACAAGCCCGCCGTCACCGTCGTGCTGCTCGGCGGCAACGACGGGTTCCCGATGAAGAACGAGTCGGGCGTCGAGATCAAGTGCTGCAGCGAGGCGTGGCGGCAGGAGTACCTGCGCCGCCTCGAGGAGATGGCCACCGCCTACGCCCGCAACGGGCGCGGCACCGTCCTGTGGTCGCTGCTGCCGCCCACCCGCCGCGAGGACCTCACCGCGCCGATCAGCGCCGTCAACGACGCGATCCGCCGCCTCGCCGCCCGCATGCCCGCCGTCCGCCTCGTGCCGCTGGACAAGGTCTTCGGCCCCGGCTACCGCGACACGATCGACGGCGAGAAGGTCCGTGATCCCGACGGGCTGCACTTCTCGCTCGCCGGCCAGCGGCTCGCCACCCAGGCGATCCTGTCCGTCCTGCGCACCCCCGCCACCACCCCGACCGGAAGGTGA
- a CDS encoding MBOAT family O-acyltransferase produces MVFPTITFAIFFAVVLPASWALMRHMGAWKAFLLLASYLFYATADWRFAFLLGAITVGNHVFAKAIHASDDARRRLLLVRVAVVLDLAVLGVFKYYGFFVEQAAGALDGIGLGAPFPVLAVALPIGISFITFHAISYVVDVHRRQLEPPTLTDLALYISFFPHLVAGPIVRASEFLPQLKEKRDPSQVAVGAAVCLIALGLFKKIAVADVLAREVVDPVFTVPEAYASPDVILALYAYAVQIYCDFSGYTDMAIGIALLMGLTFPQNFDRPFRSRSLAEFWRRWHITLGRFLRDYVFIPLGGSRKGPARAAVNLWLTMLLAGIWHGPTWGFVIFGAMHGTWMVGERIAAAKTSWRPPGWVSTVVIVSFFALSAVPFRSPDFDLGSALIEGILSPGAATLWTPTAVLLTFGVIFSHQLPAAPLRAIKLRIATLPVPALSAGLAVSILAVAATIPSQGVPPFIYFQF; encoded by the coding sequence ATGGTCTTCCCGACGATCACGTTCGCGATCTTCTTCGCGGTCGTGCTCCCGGCGTCCTGGGCGCTGATGCGGCACATGGGGGCGTGGAAGGCGTTCCTGCTCCTGGCGAGCTACCTCTTCTACGCCACCGCGGACTGGCGCTTCGCGTTCCTGCTCGGCGCCATCACCGTCGGCAACCACGTCTTCGCGAAGGCGATCCACGCGTCCGACGACGCGCGGCGGCGGCTGCTGCTCGTGCGCGTCGCGGTCGTGCTGGACCTCGCCGTCCTCGGCGTCTTCAAGTACTACGGGTTCTTCGTCGAGCAGGCGGCGGGCGCCCTGGACGGGATCGGGCTCGGCGCGCCGTTCCCGGTCCTGGCGGTCGCGCTGCCGATCGGCATCTCGTTCATCACGTTCCACGCGATCAGCTACGTCGTGGACGTGCACCGCCGTCAGCTCGAGCCGCCGACGCTCACCGACCTGGCGCTGTACATCAGCTTCTTCCCGCACCTCGTCGCCGGTCCGATCGTCCGCGCCTCGGAGTTCCTGCCGCAGCTGAAGGAGAAGCGCGACCCGTCGCAGGTCGCGGTCGGCGCCGCGGTCTGCCTGATCGCGCTGGGCCTGTTCAAGAAGATCGCGGTCGCCGACGTGCTCGCCCGCGAGGTCGTCGACCCCGTCTTCACGGTGCCGGAGGCGTACGCGTCCCCGGACGTGATCCTCGCGCTCTACGCCTACGCGGTGCAGATCTACTGCGACTTCTCCGGGTACACCGACATGGCGATCGGCATCGCGCTGCTGATGGGCCTGACGTTCCCGCAGAACTTCGACCGGCCGTTCCGCTCGCGCAGCCTCGCGGAGTTCTGGCGGCGCTGGCACATCACGCTCGGCCGCTTCCTGCGCGACTACGTGTTCATCCCGCTCGGCGGCAGCCGCAAGGGACCCGCGCGCGCCGCGGTGAACCTGTGGCTGACGATGCTGCTGGCCGGGATCTGGCACGGCCCGACCTGGGGGTTCGTGATCTTCGGCGCCATGCACGGCACCTGGATGGTCGGCGAGCGGATCGCGGCCGCGAAGACCTCATGGCGGCCGCCCGGCTGGGTCAGCACCGTGGTGATCGTGAGCTTCTTCGCGCTCTCCGCCGTGCCGTTCCGCTCCCCCGACTTCGACCTCGGCAGCGCCCTGATCGAAGGGATCCTCTCCCCTGGCGCCGCCACGCTGTGGACGCCGACGGCGGTGCTGCTGACGTTCGGCGTGATCTTCAGCCACCAGCTGCCCGCCGCCCCGCTGCGGGCGATCAAGCTCCGCATCGCCACCCTGCCGGTCCCGGCGCTCAGCGCCGGTCTCGCGGTCTCGATCCTCGCGGTCGCGGCCACCATCCCGTCCCAGGGCGTCCCGCCCTTCATCTACTTCCAGTTCTAG
- a CDS encoding DUF459 domain-containing protein — MSAPDTTPPRSEVPPAAHVPTADDHLRGGARMTAKAAITMVLLTFALLVVADGDGIRHQGERMDDGTEKDVVLAVGRPAGWIADQLPVAPVVDQMLGWLSPDEDLGNDDGTFSASGGTGGGAVSPGAFDPAALGLPAAKPRKLRSLLVTGDSMSQPMDGELARALTPIGVRTKRDPKFGTGISKTDLLDWGAYSGVQARRDEPDATVVLLGANEGFPMTTKAGTVECCDLDWAAEYATRVRAMMATYTRGGAGRVYWLLIPNSNDAARNRIIRVVNTTIKLAAAPYGEQVRVVDIASVFTPGGRFRSAMDVDGRPQVVRDPDGAHLNDVGGRVAADTVREVLAKDFDLGGAA; from the coding sequence ATGAGCGCTCCTGACACCACCCCGCCCCGGTCGGAGGTCCCCCCGGCCGCCCACGTCCCCACCGCCGACGACCACCTCCGCGGTGGCGCCCGCATGACCGCGAAGGCCGCCATCACGATGGTGCTGCTGACGTTCGCGCTGCTCGTCGTCGCCGACGGCGACGGCATCCGCCACCAGGGCGAGCGCATGGACGACGGCACCGAGAAGGACGTCGTGCTCGCGGTCGGCCGGCCCGCGGGCTGGATCGCCGACCAGCTGCCCGTCGCCCCGGTGGTCGACCAGATGCTCGGCTGGCTGTCCCCCGACGAGGACCTCGGCAACGACGACGGCACGTTCTCCGCGAGCGGCGGGACGGGCGGCGGCGCGGTGTCGCCGGGCGCCTTCGACCCGGCGGCGCTCGGCCTGCCGGCGGCCAAGCCGCGCAAGCTCCGCTCGCTGCTGGTGACCGGCGACTCGATGTCCCAGCCGATGGACGGGGAGCTCGCCCGCGCACTCACCCCGATCGGGGTGCGCACGAAGCGCGACCCGAAGTTCGGCACCGGCATCTCGAAGACCGACCTCCTGGACTGGGGGGCGTACTCGGGCGTGCAGGCGCGGCGCGACGAGCCGGACGCGACCGTCGTGCTGCTGGGCGCCAACGAGGGCTTTCCGATGACCACGAAGGCCGGCACGGTCGAGTGCTGCGACCTCGACTGGGCCGCCGAGTACGCGACCCGCGTGCGGGCGATGATGGCCACGTACACGCGCGGCGGGGCGGGACGCGTCTACTGGCTGCTGATCCCGAACTCCAACGACGCGGCGCGCAACCGGATCATCAGGGTCGTCAACACGACGATCAAGCTCGCGGCGGCTCCGTACGGGGAGCAGGTCCGCGTCGTCGACATCGCCTCCGTGTTCACCCCGGGCGGCCGGTTCCGCTCGGCGATGGACGTCGACGGGCGCCCGCAGGTCGTCCGCGACCCCGACGGGGCGCACCTCAACGACGTCGGCGGGCGCGTCGCGGCGGACACGGTCCGCGAGGTGCTCGCGAAGGACTTCGACCTGGGCGGGGCCGCCTGA
- the katG gene encoding catalase/peroxidase HPI, translating to MNEPGAAGCPFDPSSALHPTESGSSNAGWWPNRLNLRILAKNPAVGNPNGEDFDYAAAFNGLDLAAVKKDIEDVITTSQDWWPADFGHYGGFMVRMAWHAAGTYRISDGRGGAGAGMQRFAPLNSWPDNGNLDKARRLLWPVKAKYGQSLSWADLMVLAGNVALESMGFDTFGFAGGRPDVWEPDEDVYWGPETEWLGDKRYKPGRVLEEPLGAVQMGLIYVNPEGPNGNPDPVAAAHDIRETFARMAMDDEETVALIAGGHTFGKTHGAADPDQYVGPEPEGAELVEQGFGWTNSYGSGKGADTITSGLEVTWTTTPVQWSNDYFDHLFGYEWELDKSPAGAAQWVAKDAEAIIPGPTPDSPPRKPTMLTTDLSLRFDPAYEKISRRFHENPDEFADAFARAWFKLTHRDMGPRARYLGSEVPAEELIWQDPVPAGPSLSDADVAELKAKVLESGLTVTELVKAAWASASTFRGSDKRGGANGARVRLEPQAGWEVNDPAELAKVLDGLTAVQQAFGKPVSLADLIVIGGSAAVEKAAKDAGYDVTVPVTTGRGDATPEQTDADSFAPLEPKRDGFRNYDVGGRLPAEYALIDRANLLTLSAPELTVLVGGLRVLGANAGNTKHGVLTDRVGVLTNDFFVNLLDLGTRWTTKDDGTFETADGKWTGTRADLVFGSNSELRALAEVYASDDAKEKFVHAFVAAWAKVMDLDRYDLR from the coding sequence ATGAACGAGCCGGGCGCCGCCGGTTGCCCGTTCGACCCGAGCTCCGCGCTGCACCCCACCGAGAGCGGCAGCAGCAACGCCGGCTGGTGGCCCAACCGCCTCAACCTGCGGATCCTGGCCAAGAACCCCGCGGTCGGGAACCCCAACGGCGAGGACTTCGACTACGCCGCCGCCTTCAACGGCCTCGACCTCGCCGCCGTCAAGAAGGACATCGAGGACGTCATCACGACCTCGCAGGACTGGTGGCCCGCCGACTTCGGTCACTACGGCGGCTTCATGGTCCGCATGGCCTGGCACGCGGCCGGCACCTACCGGATCAGCGACGGCCGCGGCGGCGCCGGCGCCGGCATGCAGCGGTTCGCGCCGCTGAACTCCTGGCCCGACAACGGCAACCTCGACAAGGCCCGCCGGCTCCTCTGGCCGGTCAAGGCGAAGTACGGCCAGTCGCTCTCCTGGGCCGACCTCATGGTCCTCGCCGGCAACGTCGCGCTCGAGTCGATGGGCTTCGACACGTTCGGCTTCGCCGGCGGTCGCCCCGACGTCTGGGAGCCCGACGAGGACGTCTACTGGGGTCCGGAGACGGAGTGGCTCGGCGACAAGCGCTACAAGCCGGGCCGCGTGCTCGAGGAGCCGCTCGGCGCCGTCCAGATGGGCCTCATCTACGTCAACCCCGAGGGCCCCAACGGCAACCCCGACCCGGTCGCCGCCGCCCACGACATCCGTGAGACGTTCGCGCGCATGGCGATGGACGACGAGGAGACCGTCGCGCTCATCGCCGGCGGCCACACCTTCGGCAAGACCCACGGCGCCGCCGACCCCGACCAGTACGTCGGCCCGGAGCCCGAGGGCGCCGAGCTCGTCGAGCAGGGCTTCGGCTGGACCAACAGCTACGGCTCCGGCAAGGGCGCCGACACGATCACCTCCGGGCTCGAGGTCACCTGGACCACGACCCCGGTGCAGTGGTCCAACGACTACTTCGACCACCTGTTCGGCTACGAGTGGGAGCTCGACAAGTCCCCCGCCGGCGCCGCCCAGTGGGTCGCCAAGGACGCCGAGGCGATCATCCCCGGCCCGACGCCCGACTCGCCCCCGCGCAAGCCGACGATGCTCACGACGGACCTGTCGCTGCGCTTCGACCCGGCCTACGAGAAGATCTCGCGCCGCTTCCACGAGAACCCGGACGAGTTCGCCGACGCGTTCGCCCGCGCGTGGTTCAAGCTGACCCACCGCGACATGGGGCCGCGCGCCCGCTACCTCGGCTCCGAGGTCCCCGCGGAGGAGCTCATCTGGCAGGACCCGGTCCCGGCCGGCCCGTCGCTCTCCGACGCGGACGTCGCCGAGCTGAAGGCCAAGGTGCTCGAGAGCGGCCTGACCGTCACCGAGCTCGTCAAGGCGGCCTGGGCGTCGGCGTCGACGTTCCGCGGCAGCGACAAGCGCGGCGGCGCCAACGGCGCGCGCGTGCGGCTCGAGCCGCAGGCCGGCTGGGAGGTCAACGACCCGGCCGAGCTCGCGAAGGTCCTCGACGGGCTCACCGCCGTCCAGCAGGCGTTCGGCAAGCCGGTCTCGCTGGCCGACCTGATCGTCATCGGCGGCAGCGCCGCGGTCGAGAAGGCGGCCAAGGACGCGGGCTACGACGTGACCGTCCCCGTCACCACGGGGCGCGGCGACGCGACGCCCGAGCAGACCGACGCGGACTCGTTCGCGCCGCTGGAGCCCAAGCGCGACGGCTTCCGCAACTACGACGTCGGCGGTCGCCTGCCGGCCGAGTACGCGCTGATCGACCGCGCCAACCTGCTGACGCTGAGCGCGCCCGAGCTGACCGTGCTGGTCGGTGGCCTGCGCGTCCTCGGCGCCAACGCGGGCAACACGAAGCACGGCGTCCTGACCGACCGGGTCGGGGTCCTCACGAACGACTTCTTCGTGAACCTCCTCGACCTCGGCACGCGCTGGACGACGAAGGACGACGGCACCTTCGAGACGGCCGACGGCAAGTGGACCGGCACACGTGCCGACCTCGTCTTCGGCTCGAACTCGGAGCTGCGTGCGCTCGCCGAGGTGTACGCCAGCGACGACGCCAAGGAGAAGTTCGTCCACGCCTTCGTCGCCGCCTGGGCGAAGGTCATGGACCTCGACCGCTACGACCTGCGCTAG
- a CDS encoding Fur family transcriptional regulator, whose protein sequence is MPATADLEQLLRGASLRVTRPRIAVLGVVHDHPHADTASIIGHVRRDLRDVSQQAVYDVLQALTDAQLVRRIQPPGSVARYESRVGDNHHHVVCRSCGAIADVECAVGHAPCLVASDDHGFVIDEAEVVFRGLCPDCRSETTP, encoded by the coding sequence GTGCCGGCGACCGCCGATCTCGAGCAGCTTCTCCGCGGGGCCTCCCTGCGCGTGACGCGACCCCGGATCGCGGTCCTCGGCGTGGTGCACGACCACCCGCACGCGGACACGGCCTCGATCATCGGCCACGTCCGCCGGGACCTGCGCGACGTCTCCCAGCAGGCCGTCTACGACGTGCTGCAGGCGCTCACCGACGCGCAGCTCGTGCGCCGCATCCAGCCTCCGGGCTCGGTCGCCCGCTACGAGTCACGGGTCGGTGACAACCACCACCACGTGGTCTGTCGATCCTGCGGGGCGATCGCCGACGTCGAGTGCGCCGTCGGCCACGCGCCGTGCCTGGTCGCGTCCGACGACCACGGCTTCGTCATCGACGAGGCCGAGGTCGTCTTCCGGGGCCTGTGCCCCGACTGCCGTTCCGAGACAACCCCCTGA